One segment of Deinococcus sp. Leaf326 DNA contains the following:
- a CDS encoding aspartate aminotransferase family protein, with product MSNVFYRSAKPYPVAVRAEGVFLWDDAGRRFLDGSSGALVANVGHGRAEVAAVMAEQAGRLAFAHGSQFSSDVLEDYAAHLARFLELPTHRLWAVSGGSEANESAIKLARQYHVERGEPERYKVVTRVPSYHGASLGALAASGMGARRELYTPLIREDAWPKLARPDPALRGEADAERLRAVLEAAGPETVAAFLCEPVVGASDAALAPNPGYHARAAEICREYGALFIADEVMCGMGRCGAPLAVQLGGAVTPDLVVLGKGLAAGYAPLAGVMASAEVYGAVMNGSGAFKHGFTYAGHPVSVAAGRVVLDILEREELVAAARERGAQLLAGLRDLQARHPQVLEARGHGLLLALVLGDPATGTAYPAPGVAERVARVAKERGLLTYPGSGAVDGTRGDHLLLGPPLSISADEVSQMLEILDAALGEAL from the coding sequence ATGTCCAACGTCTTCTACCGTTCCGCCAAACCGTATCCCGTCGCCGTACGTGCCGAAGGGGTGTTCCTGTGGGACGACGCCGGCCGCCGTTTCCTCGACGGCAGTTCGGGCGCGCTGGTGGCGAACGTGGGGCACGGCCGCGCCGAGGTGGCAGCAGTGATGGCCGAGCAGGCGGGGCGGCTGGCCTTCGCGCACGGCTCGCAGTTTTCCAGCGACGTGCTGGAGGACTACGCCGCGCACCTCGCCCGCTTTCTGGAGCTCCCCACCCACCGGCTGTGGGCGGTGTCGGGCGGCAGCGAGGCGAATGAGAGCGCCATCAAGCTCGCGCGGCAATACCACGTCGAACGCGGCGAGCCGGAGCGCTACAAGGTCGTGACCCGTGTACCGAGCTACCACGGCGCCAGTCTGGGCGCGCTGGCCGCCTCGGGCATGGGCGCGCGGCGCGAGCTGTACACGCCGCTGATACGCGAAGACGCCTGGCCGAAGCTCGCCCGGCCCGACCCGGCCCTGCGGGGCGAGGCCGATGCCGAACGCCTGCGCGCCGTGCTGGAGGCGGCTGGGCCGGAGACGGTCGCCGCCTTCCTGTGCGAGCCGGTGGTGGGCGCCTCGGACGCGGCCCTGGCCCCGAATCCGGGCTACCACGCCCGAGCCGCCGAGATCTGCCGCGAGTACGGCGCGCTGTTCATCGCCGACGAGGTCATGTGCGGCATGGGCCGCTGCGGCGCGCCGCTGGCCGTGCAGCTCGGCGGGGCCGTGACTCCCGACCTCGTGGTGCTGGGCAAGGGGCTGGCCGCCGGCTACGCCCCGCTGGCCGGTGTCATGGCGAGCGCCGAGGTCTACGGCGCGGTCATGAACGGTTCGGGGGCCTTCAAGCACGGCTTCACCTACGCGGGCCACCCGGTCAGTGTGGCGGCGGGTCGCGTGGTGCTGGACATCCTGGAACGCGAGGAACTGGTCGCGGCGGCGCGGGAGCGGGGCGCACAACTCCTCGCGGGGCTGCGAGACCTACAGGCCCGCCACCCCCAGGTGCTGGAGGCGCGCGGCCACGGCCTGCTGCTGGCACTAGTCCTGGGCGACCCGGCGACCGGCACGGCGTATCCGGCCCCCGGCGTGGCCGAGCGCGTGGCCCGCGTCGCGAAGGAACGCGGCCTGCTCACTTACCCCGGCAGCGGCGCGGTGGACGGCACGCGCGGCGACCACCTGCTGCTGGGGCCGCCGCTGAGCATCTCGGCCGATGAGGTGTCGCAGATGCTGGAGATTCTGGACGCGGCGCTCGGCGAGGCGCTCTAG
- a CDS encoding WecB/TagA/CpsF family glycosyltransferase, producing MTASSSPARLSLFGLPLDVLTLPQTLDRLGEWMFAPVRAPHTVVTLNPEFIVQSRTQPDFVRAMQEADLVTADGVGIVYAARQLALVDVPRAPGFDIVKGLMERHGAELRVFFLGAKPGVAEQAAQNAVRDYGIQVAGVHHGYFGPEEDQRVAELVGASGAHLLLTAMGAGRQEIFNQYWRQILNTPVAIGCGGVIDVLAGTAQLAPDWTRKLGVEWVWRVAGDPKRWNRAPRLAQFVGMVQAEKRRR from the coding sequence ATGACCGCTTCTTCCTCCCCGGCGCGGCTCTCCCTGTTCGGCCTGCCTCTCGACGTGCTCACGTTGCCGCAGACCCTCGACCGCCTGGGCGAGTGGATGTTCGCGCCGGTGCGCGCGCCGCACACGGTCGTCACGCTGAACCCCGAGTTCATCGTGCAGTCGCGCACCCAGCCCGACTTCGTGCGGGCGATGCAGGAGGCCGACCTCGTCACGGCCGACGGCGTGGGCATCGTGTACGCCGCCCGGCAGCTCGCGTTGGTGGACGTGCCGCGCGCGCCGGGCTTCGACATCGTCAAGGGCCTGATGGAGCGCCACGGGGCCGAGCTGCGGGTCTTTTTCCTCGGGGCCAAGCCGGGCGTGGCCGAGCAGGCCGCCCAGAACGCCGTGCGCGACTATGGCATTCAGGTGGCGGGCGTCCACCACGGCTATTTCGGCCCCGAGGAAGACCAGCGCGTCGCGGAACTCGTCGGGGCGAGCGGTGCCCACCTGCTGCTGACCGCGATGGGTGCGGGCCGTCAAGAGATCTTCAACCAGTACTGGCGCCAGATTCTCAATACGCCGGTCGCCATCGGCTGCGGCGGCGTGATCGACGTGCTGGCCGGCACCGCGCAGCTCGCTCCCGACTGGACCCGGAAGCTCGGGGTCGAGTGGGTCTGGCGGGTGGCCGGCGACCCTAAACGCTGGAACCGCGCGCCCCGCCTCGCCCAGTTCGTGGGGATGGTGCAGGCGGAGAAGCGCCGGCGCTGA
- a CDS encoding Crp/Fnr family transcriptional regulator encodes MLPGAFGALPADAQSHLSSSGRAGRWTRGELLFHPEDRAETLFLILRGSARLYRLGANAREVTLDVHGPGDLLGVSALVPGGHYGMYAEAMDDTEALLLGQEALSRATRTAPALGVALTEQMTRQTRGVQERLSGLVFLEVSQRLALALLGLAEREGEWSGTGTLALRDRVSHQDLAHVVGSTRETITKLLGDFRTRGLLDLGYRRIILTDRAGLERAAREPMR; translated from the coding sequence ATGTTGCCGGGTGCATTTGGTGCTTTGCCTGCGGACGCCCAGTCGCACCTGTCGTCGTCGGGCCGGGCCGGACGCTGGACGCGGGGCGAGCTGCTGTTTCATCCCGAGGACCGGGCCGAGACCCTCTTTCTGATCCTGCGCGGCTCGGCGCGGCTCTACCGCCTGGGGGCCAACGCACGTGAGGTGACCCTCGACGTGCACGGTCCCGGAGACCTGCTGGGCGTCTCGGCACTCGTGCCGGGCGGGCACTACGGCATGTACGCCGAGGCGATGGACGACACCGAGGCCCTCCTGCTGGGTCAGGAGGCGCTGAGCCGCGCGACCCGCACCGCCCCGGCCCTGGGAGTGGCCCTGACCGAGCAGATGACCCGCCAGACGCGCGGCGTGCAGGAGCGGCTCTCGGGGCTGGTGTTCCTGGAAGTCTCGCAGCGCCTGGCCCTGGCTCTGCTGGGGCTCGCCGAGCGCGAGGGTGAGTGGAGCGGCACCGGCACCCTGGCCCTGCGCGACCGCGTGTCGCACCAGGACCTTGCGCACGTGGTGGGCAGCACCCGCGAGACCATCACCAAGCTGCTGGGCGATTTCCGCACGCGGGGCCTGCTGGACCTGGGCTACCGCCGCATCATCCTGACCGACCGCGCGGGACTCGAACGCGCCGCGCGCGAGCCGATGCGCTAA
- the bshC gene encoding bacillithiol biosynthesis cysteine-adding enzyme BshC codes for MARNIGVEYRRGGVGDFLRLAAGDLETARQETRPEVDRAALARALRAYHRDLGTLDRAAEAALERLARPQSRVVVTGQQAGALTGPAYSVHKGAGAALLAQSLDTEEAPVVAVYWVASQDHDADEVASTTLLDFSETLHRLTLNVPPGVPVGRVPWRPEWTAQVHALLDAFDAPAEHVADVRARFGRATAAGGSYADVFARLIHGLLGGAGLLVLDPLHPALARLMAPALARELADPLASSARIEDAAERLLAQGFTPQLRRPAGATNLFVEEEDGQRRLLRAEGRTFRSETRAYTHGELAALLDTDPTRLTPAAGLRPAVQDALLPTLAFVVGPGEIAYGAQLREVYELHGLRQPLLWPRLSVTWLEPNVTRLLARLGASAAEVQADAAGVLGRALARERGAAALSAGRLDTLTRELDALADEIAALDPTLVGAAERTRSRTVGSAAHLQRLAAAALARAENDRSGQLTRLQKHLLPNGVPQEREMNFLTYLLKHGETPLRLLLSLQPDWSGSVEIP; via the coding sequence ATGGCGCGGAACATTGGGGTGGAATATCGGCGGGGCGGCGTGGGCGACTTTCTCCGGTTGGCGGCCGGAGACCTGGAGACGGCCCGGCAGGAGACGCGGCCGGAGGTGGACCGGGCCGCGCTCGCGCGGGCGCTGCGCGCCTATCACCGCGACCTGGGCACCCTGGACCGCGCCGCGGAGGCCGCGCTGGAGCGGCTCGCACGCCCGCAGTCGCGCGTGGTCGTGACCGGGCAGCAGGCGGGTGCCCTGACCGGCCCGGCCTACAGCGTTCACAAGGGCGCGGGCGCCGCCCTGCTGGCGCAGTCGCTGGATACCGAGGAGGCCCCGGTGGTGGCCGTCTACTGGGTCGCCAGCCAGGACCACGACGCCGACGAGGTCGCCAGCACCACCCTGCTCGACTTCTCGGAGACGCTGCACCGCCTCACCCTCAATGTGCCGCCGGGCGTACCGGTCGGCCGCGTGCCCTGGCGTCCCGAGTGGACGGCGCAGGTTCACGCGCTGCTGGACGCCTTCGACGCCCCGGCCGAGCACGTCGCCGACGTGCGCGCACGCTTCGGGCGGGCCACGGCGGCAGGCGGCAGTTATGCCGACGTGTTCGCCCGGCTGATCCACGGGCTGCTGGGCGGTGCGGGCCTGCTCGTCCTCGATCCACTGCACCCCGCTCTCGCGCGGCTGATGGCTCCGGCCCTGGCGCGCGAACTGGCCGACCCGCTGGCGTCGTCGGCCCGCATCGAGGACGCCGCCGAGCGCCTGCTCGCCCAGGGGTTCACGCCGCAGCTGCGCCGCCCGGCCGGGGCCACCAACCTCTTTGTTGAGGAGGAGGATGGCCAGCGCCGGCTGCTGCGCGCCGAGGGCCGCACCTTCCGCAGCGAGACGCGCGCCTATACCCATGGGGAATTGGCCGCGCTGCTGGACACCGACCCCACCAGACTGACGCCGGCGGCGGGCCTGCGCCCGGCGGTACAGGACGCGCTGTTGCCCACTCTGGCCTTCGTGGTCGGCCCCGGCGAGATCGCCTACGGCGCGCAGCTGCGCGAGGTCTACGAGTTGCACGGGTTGAGGCAGCCGCTGCTGTGGCCGCGCCTGAGCGTGACGTGGCTGGAGCCGAATGTGACGCGGCTGCTCGCCCGCCTCGGGGCCAGCGCGGCCGAGGTGCAGGCCGACGCGGCGGGAGTGCTGGGCCGCGCCCTGGCCCGTGAGCGCGGCGCCGCCGCCCTGAGCGCCGGGCGCCTGGACACCCTGACGCGCGAACTGGACGCTCTGGCTGACGAGATTGCCGCCCTGGACCCCACCCTGGTCGGCGCCGCCGAGCGCACCCGCAGCCGCACCGTGGGCAGCGCCGCGCACCTTCAGCGTCTCGCCGCTGCCGCCCTGGCACGCGCCGAGAACGACCGCAGCGGCCAGCTCACCCGCCTGCAGAAGCATCTGCTGCCGAACGGTGTGCCCCAGGAGCGCGAGATGAATTTCCTCACCTATCTGCTCAAGCACGGCGAGACGCCGCTGCGGCTGCTGCTGAGTCTGCAACCGGACTGGTCGGGCAGCGTCGAGATTCCCTGA
- a CDS encoding aldo/keto reductase, giving the protein MSLTDFRTLGRSGLIVSPLCLGTMTFGAPRWGASDEGARAMFGAYVDAGGNFFDTADTYAKGRSEEALGRLIAERGLRDEVVVATKFTWNAVPGVPTTGGNSRKNIRRALEGSLRRLGTEFVDLYWLHHWDMVTPVEEVLQTLGDLVRAGDIRYFGFSNVPAWYAAQAATLAQVHGVPGPVALQLEYSLVERGLEREHVGAARQFGLGITPWSPLAAGFLTGKYTREARSEGRLSGPNPFGDSKFTDANWAVLDTLRAVAAEVGRPPAQVALAWLAGRPGVTAPIVGASRPEQLGDHLAALDLPLSSEQLSALDKAGALPPSLLTLQIRRAIFGGAGVRNWDEQQTGA; this is encoded by the coding sequence ATGTCCCTCACCGATTTCCGCACGCTGGGCCGCTCGGGCCTGATCGTCAGCCCCCTGTGTCTGGGCACCATGACCTTCGGCGCGCCGCGCTGGGGGGCCTCCGACGAGGGCGCGCGGGCCATGTTCGGCGCGTATGTGGACGCAGGCGGCAACTTCTTCGACACGGCCGATACCTATGCCAAGGGCCGCAGCGAGGAGGCGCTGGGCCGCCTGATCGCCGAGCGTGGCCTGCGCGACGAGGTGGTGGTCGCCACCAAATTCACCTGGAATGCCGTACCGGGCGTGCCCACCACGGGCGGCAACAGCCGCAAGAACATCCGCCGGGCGCTGGAGGGCTCGCTGCGCCGCCTGGGCACCGAGTTCGTCGACCTGTACTGGCTGCACCACTGGGACATGGTCACGCCGGTCGAGGAGGTTCTTCAGACCCTGGGCGACCTCGTACGCGCGGGGGACATCCGGTATTTCGGGTTCTCGAACGTGCCCGCGTGGTACGCCGCACAGGCCGCTACCCTCGCGCAGGTCCACGGCGTGCCGGGACCGGTGGCCCTGCAACTCGAATATTCCCTGGTCGAACGCGGCCTGGAGCGCGAGCACGTGGGCGCCGCACGGCAGTTCGGGCTGGGCATCACGCCCTGGAGCCCCCTGGCTGCCGGGTTCCTGACCGGCAAATACACGCGCGAGGCGCGCAGTGAGGGCCGGCTGAGCGGCCCCAATCCCTTCGGCGACAGCAAGTTCACCGACGCCAACTGGGCGGTGCTGGACACGCTGCGGGCGGTCGCCGCCGAGGTAGGCCGCCCGCCCGCGCAGGTCGCGCTGGCGTGGCTCGCGGGGCGGCCCGGCGTGACCGCACCCATCGTGGGGGCCAGCCGCCCGGAACAGCTCGGGGACCACCTCGCCGCGCTGGACCTCCCCCTGAGCAGTGAGCAGCTCAGCGCGCTCGACAAGGCGGGCGCCCTGCCCCCCAGCCTGCTGACCCTGCAGATCCGCCGGGCCATCTTCGGCGGGGCCGGAGTCCGGAACTGGGACGAGCAGCAGACCGGCGCGTAG
- the lysS gene encoding homocitrate synthase, giving the protein MTDSPAPLLPARSWAIIDSTLREGEQFARGNFKTGDKIEIARALDNFGAEFIEVTTPMVSAQTQADIRKLTSLGLKAKFLTHVRCHMEDVQRAVDTGVDGLDLLFGTSSFLREFSHGKSIGQIVETAQGVIGWIKENRPDLQIRFSAEDTFRSEEADLMAVYRAVSDMGVHRVGLADTVGVATPRQVYTLVREVRKVIHADCGIEFHGHNDTGCAVSNAYEAIEAGATHIDTTILGIGERNGITPLGGFLARMFTFDPQGLIDKYDLELLPELDRMIARMVDLPIPWNNYLTGEFAYNHKAGMHLKAIYLNPGAYEAIPPGVFGVGRRIQAGSKVTGKHAIAYKARELGLHYGEDALRRVTDHIKALGEQGDLDDAHLEQVLREWVSA; this is encoded by the coding sequence ATGACTGACTCACCTGCACCGCTGCTCCCGGCCCGTTCCTGGGCGATCATCGACTCCACCCTGCGGGAGGGCGAGCAGTTCGCGCGCGGCAACTTCAAGACCGGGGACAAGATCGAGATCGCCCGCGCCCTCGACAATTTCGGGGCCGAGTTCATCGAAGTGACCACCCCGATGGTCAGCGCCCAGACGCAGGCCGACATCCGTAAGCTGACCAGCCTGGGACTGAAGGCCAAGTTCCTGACCCATGTGCGCTGTCACATGGAGGACGTGCAGCGCGCGGTCGATACAGGTGTGGACGGCCTGGACCTGCTGTTCGGCACGAGCAGCTTCCTGCGCGAGTTCTCGCACGGCAAGAGCATCGGTCAGATCGTAGAGACGGCGCAGGGCGTCATCGGCTGGATCAAGGAGAACCGCCCCGACCTCCAGATCCGCTTTTCGGCCGAGGACACGTTCCGTTCCGAGGAAGCCGACCTCATGGCCGTGTACCGCGCCGTGTCCGACATGGGGGTCCACCGCGTGGGTCTGGCCGACACGGTGGGGGTCGCCACGCCCCGGCAGGTCTATACCCTGGTGCGCGAGGTCCGCAAGGTCATCCACGCCGACTGCGGCATCGAGTTCCACGGTCACAACGACACCGGCTGCGCCGTGAGCAATGCTTATGAAGCCATCGAGGCGGGCGCGACCCATATCGACACGACCATCCTGGGGATCGGCGAGCGCAACGGCATCACGCCGCTGGGGGGTTTCCTGGCCAGGATGTTCACCTTCGATCCGCAGGGCCTGATCGACAAGTACGACCTCGAACTGCTGCCCGAGCTCGACCGCATGATCGCCCGCATGGTGGACCTGCCGATTCCCTGGAACAACTACCTCACCGGCGAATTCGCCTACAACCACAAGGCCGGGATGCACCTCAAGGCCATCTACCTCAACCCTGGCGCCTACGAGGCCATTCCGCCCGGCGTGTTCGGCGTGGGCCGGCGCATCCAGGCGGGCAGCAAGGTGACGGGCAAGCACGCTATCGCCTACAAGGCCCGCGAACTGGGGCTGCACTACGGCGAGGACGCCCTGCGCCGCGTCACCGACCACATCAAGGCGCTAGGAGAACAGGGCGACCTCGACGACGCGCACCTCGAACAGGTGCTGCGCGAGTGGGTCAGCGCTTAA
- the lepB gene encoding signal peptidase I, which produces MTRLSKAAPGPLQKLWKELLEPIVFAVVITQFLATLVGVDGNSMMPNLRNRERVFVPKYETWLHKAGVGNFSRGDIVIFKPPRSAVGDLPNLNRNFLGLWNYRPFLIKRLIGLPGDRISIEGGEVTVNGARLDSSWTTDYWREQGCWDTQSDLANNAASGRAGALQPAQEITVPAGHYFVMGDNRTENGSEDSRMFGPVELRDIAGRAAAVVWPIMRKANAKYDCANETVAELSGPNVLNWRLLSRPEGFSAVPAPTGR; this is translated from the coding sequence ATGACGCGACTTAGCAAAGCGGCCCCCGGCCCTCTTCAGAAGCTGTGGAAGGAACTGCTCGAACCCATCGTCTTCGCGGTGGTCATCACCCAGTTTCTGGCGACGCTGGTCGGTGTGGACGGCAACAGCATGATGCCCAACCTGCGCAACCGCGAGCGGGTGTTCGTGCCCAAATACGAGACCTGGCTGCACAAAGCGGGCGTCGGCAACTTCAGCCGGGGCGACATCGTGATCTTCAAGCCGCCGCGCAGCGCCGTAGGCGACCTTCCCAATCTCAACCGCAACTTCCTGGGCCTGTGGAACTACCGGCCCTTCCTCATCAAGCGCCTCATCGGGCTGCCCGGCGACCGCATCAGCATCGAGGGCGGCGAGGTCACGGTGAACGGCGCGCGGCTCGATTCGAGCTGGACGACCGACTACTGGCGTGAGCAGGGCTGCTGGGATACCCAGAGCGACCTCGCCAACAATGCCGCCTCGGGCCGGGCGGGCGCGCTGCAACCCGCCCAGGAAATCACCGTGCCGGCCGGGCACTACTTCGTGATGGGTGACAACCGCACCGAGAACGGCAGCGAGGACTCGCGTATGTTCGGCCCCGTAGAACTGCGCGACATTGCCGGACGCGCGGCGGCCGTTGTGTGGCCCATCATGCGCAAGGCCAACGCCAAGTACGACTGCGCCAACGAGACGGTCGCGGAACTCAGTGGCCCCAACGTCCTGAACTGGCGCCTCCTGAGCCGTCCCGAGGGCTTCAGCGCCGTGCCGGCGCCCACCGGCCGGTAA
- a CDS encoding DUF503 domain-containing protein gives MALGYVGVLTVRVEMPWVSNLKEKRAIVRPVVERLKVRFPLTVARLDGLDAHDWEVIGVATLSNDYGWVEETLRMAADYIAAEGEYRVTEESVEITVLGEGDALDDDEE, from the coding sequence GTGGCGCTGGGCTACGTGGGCGTCCTGACCGTACGGGTCGAGATGCCCTGGGTCAGCAACCTCAAGGAGAAGCGCGCCATCGTGCGCCCGGTCGTCGAACGTCTCAAGGTGCGCTTTCCGCTGACGGTGGCCCGCCTCGACGGCCTGGACGCCCACGACTGGGAGGTCATCGGCGTGGCGACCCTGAGCAACGATTACGGCTGGGTCGAGGAGACCCTGCGGATGGCGGCCGACTACATCGCCGCCGAGGGCGAGTACCGCGTTACCGAGGAAAGCGTGGAGATCACCGTGCTGGGTGAAGGCGACGCGCTCGACGACGACGAGGAGTAG
- a CDS encoding cation transporter translates to MTTPPPPRPTRVLLGVRGMNREAGERVSATLLALPGVSRATPDDGQIEVHYDPSQHTVMDLVRAVRSQGFLAGML, encoded by the coding sequence ATGACCACTCCTCCTCCTCCCCGTCCCACCCGTGTCCTGCTCGGCGTGCGCGGCATGAACCGCGAGGCCGGCGAGCGGGTGTCGGCCACGCTGCTGGCCCTGCCCGGCGTGAGCCGCGCCACCCCCGACGACGGCCAGATCGAAGTGCACTACGATCCCTCGCAGCACACGGTCATGGACCTCGTGCGGGCCGTGCGCTCGCAGGGATTCCTGGCCGGGATGCTCTAG
- a CDS encoding DUF1999 domain-containing protein — protein MLRFRTLTEHDYDALAALDLAAQRALDPAFDTLPERERESRLSTSLPALKFYERSEHSFLADDGGEVRGFVFAQSVWQGDRPLVFVRTLALAPGAAPELAGEAASGLLHAVVKSAYDTAVYEIHLPLTPELNNAARAEEARVVGQYGVVHLGTRAQTAPGERLRPEEGP, from the coding sequence ATGCTGCGTTTCCGTACCCTGACCGAACACGACTACGACGCGCTCGCGGCGCTGGACCTCGCCGCGCAGCGGGCGCTGGACCCCGCCTTCGACACGCTGCCCGAGCGGGAACGCGAGAGCCGCCTGAGCACCAGCCTGCCGGCCCTCAAGTTCTACGAGCGCAGCGAACATTCCTTCCTGGCCGACGACGGCGGCGAAGTGCGCGGCTTCGTCTTCGCGCAGAGCGTGTGGCAGGGCGACCGCCCGCTCGTCTTCGTGCGGACCCTGGCCCTGGCCCCCGGCGCCGCCCCTGAACTGGCCGGGGAAGCGGCGAGCGGGCTGCTGCACGCCGTGGTCAAGAGTGCCTACGACACGGCCGTCTACGAGATCCACCTGCCCCTGACCCCGGAGCTGAACAACGCCGCCCGCGCCGAGGAGGCCCGCGTGGTGGGGCAGTACGGTGTCGTGCACCTGGGCACCCGCGCGCAGACGGCGCCCGGCGAGCGGCTGCGGCCCGAAGAAGGGCCCTGA
- a CDS encoding GDSL-type esterase/lipase family protein, translating to MKRTLATLLLLLGACAPAPTQGSRPDATPFTRYVAMGDSITAGFQSGGLTAESQRASYARLLGQRGGLDIPMPEVNAPGCPPPVGVQGTKNCTLRTPGVVSPVVAIPGAKVADVLESTDTQVRNPDPQLYDADLYRVILGAGTTQIEAALARRPLFVTLWIGNNDVLLPTLRGDPGQSTPLPEFRQAYATLLDRLLSGGVEHLVVMTIPDVTRVPALIPVRLLRLAGVVDQSCQGQEVYFGSAVIAGATREKPLSCTSPSALTAAEYARAQQIVNGYNGVIRELAAANGVPVFDVNPVLDTLPGRPLIPTASAPFGRSFSLDGVHPSSFAHQRFAQRLAVFFNEEFGTDLNTRP from the coding sequence ATGAAACGGACCCTGGCGACCCTTCTTCTGCTTCTTGGCGCCTGCGCGCCCGCCCCGACCCAGGGCAGCCGCCCGGACGCCACACCTTTCACGCGCTATGTGGCGATGGGCGATAGCATCACCGCCGGGTTCCAGTCGGGCGGGCTGACGGCCGAGTCGCAGCGGGCGTCCTATGCGCGCCTGCTGGGCCAGCGGGGTGGCCTCGACATCCCCATGCCGGAGGTGAACGCCCCCGGCTGCCCGCCGCCCGTCGGGGTTCAGGGGACCAAGAACTGCACGCTGCGCACGCCCGGCGTGGTCTCGCCCGTGGTCGCCATACCCGGCGCAAAGGTCGCCGACGTGCTGGAAAGTACCGACACCCAGGTCAGGAACCCGGACCCGCAGCTCTACGACGCCGACCTCTACCGCGTCATCCTGGGAGCGGGGACCACCCAGATCGAGGCCGCGCTGGCCCGCCGGCCCCTGTTCGTGACGCTGTGGATCGGCAACAATGACGTGCTGCTGCCCACACTGCGGGGCGACCCCGGCCAGTCCACCCCGCTGCCCGAGTTCCGGCAGGCCTACGCCACGCTGCTCGACCGCCTGCTCAGCGGCGGCGTCGAACACCTCGTGGTGATGACCATTCCGGATGTGACGCGGGTGCCGGCCCTGATTCCGGTGCGGCTGCTGCGGCTGGCCGGCGTGGTGGACCAGAGCTGCCAGGGCCAGGAAGTGTATTTCGGCAGCGCCGTGATCGCGGGCGCCACCCGCGAGAAGCCCTTGTCGTGTACCTCGCCCAGCGCCCTGACGGCGGCGGAGTATGCCCGGGCCCAGCAGATCGTGAACGGCTACAACGGCGTGATCCGTGAGCTGGCCGCCGCCAACGGGGTACCGGTGTTCGACGTCAATCCGGTCCTCGACACCCTGCCGGGCCGCCCGCTGATCCCGACGGCGTCGGCTCCCTTCGGGCGGTCGTTCAGCCTCGACGGCGTTCACCCCAGTTCCTTCGCGCACCAGCGGTTCGCCCAGCGCCTCGCCGTGTTCTTCAACGAGGAGTTCGGCACCGACCTGAACACGCGGCCCTGA
- a CDS encoding GNAT family N-acetyltransferase yields MPQVRPARRDDVPALLEIYNGAVLHTTASYDLEPVTFESRLEWFDQKEAGGWPVLVAEEGGEVVGFSTFGPFRGKAGFDTTAEHSVYIREGVRGGGLGTALMVPLIAEARKMGLHVLVGGIDAENAGSLRFHERFGFVPVAHMPQVGRKFGRWLDLVFVQLILDGEGDAGEAAAYGQAKPE; encoded by the coding sequence ATGCCTCAAGTGCGCCCTGCCCGCCGCGACGACGTGCCCGCCCTCCTGGAGATCTACAACGGCGCCGTCCTGCACACCACCGCCAGCTACGACCTCGAACCCGTGACGTTCGAGTCGCGTCTGGAGTGGTTCGACCAGAAGGAAGCGGGAGGCTGGCCGGTCCTCGTCGCCGAGGAGGGCGGCGAGGTCGTGGGCTTCTCCACCTTCGGGCCGTTCCGGGGCAAGGCGGGGTTCGACACCACCGCCGAGCACAGCGTCTACATCCGTGAAGGCGTGCGCGGCGGCGGCCTGGGCACAGCCCTGATGGTCCCCCTGATCGCCGAGGCCCGGAAGATGGGCCTGCATGTGCTGGTCGGCGGCATCGACGCCGAGAATGCCGGCAGCCTGCGCTTTCATGAACGCTTCGGCTTCGTGCCGGTGGCGCATATGCCTCAGGTCGGGCGCAAGTTCGGCCGCTGGCTCGACCTCGTGTTCGTGCAGCTCATTCTGGACGGGGAAGGCGACGCAGGTGAGGCAGCGGCCTACGGGCAGGCCAAGCCCGAGTAG
- a CDS encoding DUF1905 domain-containing protein, which translates to MQLNFSGPLTEWRGPAPYYFVAVPPESAAQIREAARLLSYGWGAVPVRVQVGETIWTTSLFPRQGTYLVPVRDAVRRAEGLEIGAEVTLTLGLG; encoded by the coding sequence ATGCAGCTGAACTTCAGTGGCCCCCTGACCGAGTGGCGCGGTCCGGCGCCCTACTATTTCGTGGCGGTGCCGCCCGAGTCGGCCGCGCAGATCAGGGAGGCGGCCCGGCTGCTGAGCTACGGCTGGGGCGCCGTGCCGGTGCGGGTGCAGGTGGGCGAAACGATCTGGACAACCTCGCTCTTTCCCCGCCAGGGAACGTACCTCGTGCCGGTCCGGGACGCCGTGCGCCGCGCCGAGGGGCTGGAGATAGGCGCCGAGGTGACGCTGACCCTGGGTCTGGGGTAG